GCGCGCGCCCACCCACAGCCTGGCTTGCTGAACGCGGATGGCGTACAATGGCTCATGGCCCAGCTCACAATCTCGGAGGTCGGCAATCGCGTTGGCCTCCGGCCGTCGGCGCTCCGCTACTACGAGGAGATCGGTATTCTCCAGCCGCCCGCCCGCGTACACGGCCAGCGACGCTATGACAACGCGGCGCTCCATCGTTTGGCGGTGATTCAGCGGGCTCGCTCCCTTGGGTTTTCACTACGCGAGATTCGAACGCTCCTCCACGAATTCCCTACAGACGCTCCCCCGGCGGAGCGTTGGGCGACCCTGGCGCGACAGAAGCTCGATCAGCTGGCAACCCTCATGTCGCGCATGAAGGACAGGGAGTCGTTGCTTCAGCGCCAAGGGACGTGCACCTGTAAATCGCTCGATGAGTGCGGACGCTGTCTCACGGAAGCGAGTGTCACGGAGTCCTGATCCGGAGCCACGCGCGGTGACGGGCGGTTACCCCCCGTCAGGTGGCTGCCACAGCTCGACTTTATTGCCCTCTGGGTCGACCACCCAACCGAACTTTCCGTACTCGGATTCGTCGACCCGTTCTTCGACTTGCACGCCCTCCGATCGAAGCGCGGCAAGCAGTGCGTGCAGGTCGGCGACGCGGTAGTTGACCATGAACGGCGCAGCGCTTGGAGCGAAGTGTTGGGTGTCGGCAGGAAAGAGGGTCCACGCCGTCGTCCCAGCCCCTTCGGGATTGTCTGGCCCGTTCCAATCGAAGGCCGCGCCGCCCCACGTCTGGACGTCGATGCCCAGGTGGGTCTTGTACCAAGCACCCAAACTCTTTGGGTCCTTGGCCTTGAAGAAGATGCCACCGATACCTGTCACTCGCTTCATGAAGTCTCCAACGCTGAAAGGCCGGAAACGGACGCAAACGGAATGTTCAAACTTCTCTCGTGCGCGCTCTGCATCGACCCTACGCGCACCGGGCCAAGAAGGCGTGGGCGAACGCCGCTAGGTCAGTGAGGGACAATACCTGGCGTGCGCTCACGACGTATTCCCGTGCGAGACGATCGAAGCATAACTGGGCTCTTTCTCGTGGAGGACCGCCCACGCTTGGGAGGCCGTCGATGTACGCGCCAGTCGTATCCAATGTGAGGGATAACAGCGTCCTCCGTTGAGACGCGAAATCGTAGCGGTACGTTGCGTTGCCGTCGCAAGCGTAGTAGCCGTCTCGCAAGCGAAGGCGGAGCGAGTCCGGAACGGATACGCGCGCCAGTTTGATGACGTCCCTCGCCGTCGTCGCGACCCGAAAGACCACCCCTGAATGGTCGACCGTGTACCCACTCAGGCCGCCCCCGCAGCGGTCTCCGGCGGCGATATCGCGAACGACGGCAACGCGATCACTCTCGAGCCGCACCCAGAAGAGGTTCGAGAACTGGCCACTGCCATATCCATAGGCCTCAGTGGCAACGAGAAACCGATCGCCGGCCGAAGCCAGAGCCCGATAGCCGATGATCCGCGGAGTGTCCGGGTCGCGATGTTTGGCCCGACGCCAGCCGTCGGCGTCGGCTTGAATTGCGACTACGGTATCGGTGCAGGAGGCAAGGAGGATCGGTTTGACGCGATCGAGACGCTCCGCATCGAAGTCGAGGCAGAAAGGATGTAAAGCCTTACCGTGGTACACGAGCCGAGCCGTCGCCGAGTCTCCCGTCACCACGACCCCAGTTGTTTGCGCGGCCGATGGCAATGGCGGCAGCCAAATGACAATGCCAAACGCGACTGGAATGGCGACGCGCATCACTCGCCAACGAGGAGTAATCAATTGCACGGAAGCCAGTTGTCGGGCGTCACCATCATTTCACGCGGGTCATCGTACCACCTGAAGTACGCTCGAGGTCAATCCGACGCTGCCCTTGACCTCACGCCCACTTGAGGTGCGAGAATGACCGGTTCGCCAAGCACTCCCATGAGACCCGATTCTACCACCAAGCCCGCCGTTTCGCTGTCGTACCCGTCGACCGCGCGCCAGCATCGCCTTCAGCGTTGGAACACGGGTACGCCATGGTGACCGGCCCCCTCGAGGCGCGATTCGTCTCGGACGAGCCGGCGACCACGACGGTCGCCCTGCGGCGATGAACCTCCACTTGCTTACCGAGAGGGCGACCGGTATTCTCATCTCGGTAACCGATATGACCTTGAGGCATGCCCATGCGCGTCTCTCGATGGCCGGCCATGTTCGCGCTTCGCCTGCGCACGCTCCTTCGCCGTGCGGACGTCGAGCGCGATCTCGAAGACGAGATTCGGGATCACATCGAGCAACAAACCCAGCTCAACGTCGCGCGCGGCATGAACCCGGTCGCCGCGCGGCAGGCCGCGCTGGTGGCTTTCGGCGGCGCGTCGCGCATCAAAGAAGAGGTGCGTGACCAGCTGCGACCCGCGGCCCTCGCCGAGTTGACGCAGGATCTGCGATACGCGTGGCGGATGTGTCGGCGAACGCCGGCACTCACGGCAGTCGTCGTCGTGACGATAGGAACAGCGGTGGCGCTGGCGACGTCGGCCTTTAGCGCCGTCGACGGCGTGCTTCTCCGTTCACTTCCGTATAGAAGCGCGGAGCGCCTGGCGCTCGTTTGGGACACTCAGCGGCAAAAGGGAATCGCGCAACTCGACCCCGTGTCGTTCACCAACGCCATGGATTGGCGCCGCGACGTCAGGGCGCTGCAGTCCTTGGCCGTCTTCAGTTGCACGCCGCGGCCGATCATTACCACGAGCGGAGTCGCGGATCGGACGACGCAAATGGAGGTGTCACCGGATTTCTTCGCC
This genomic window from Gemmatimonadaceae bacterium contains:
- a CDS encoding VOC family protein, which translates into the protein MKRVTGIGGIFFKAKDPKSLGAWYKTHLGIDVQTWGGAAFDWNGPDNPEGAGTTAWTLFPADTQHFAPSAAPFMVNYRVADLHALLAALRSEGVQVEERVDESEYGKFGWVVDPEGNKVELWQPPDGG
- a CDS encoding MerR family transcriptional regulator, with protein sequence MAQLTISEVGNRVGLRPSALRYYEEIGILQPPARVHGQRRYDNAALHRLAVIQRARSLGFSLREIRTLLHEFPTDAPPAERWATLARQKLDQLATLMSRMKDRESLLQRQGTCTCKSLDECGRCLTEASVTES